From the Cryptomeria japonica chromosome 2, Sugi_1.0, whole genome shotgun sequence genome, one window contains:
- the LOC131078706 gene encoding serine/threonine-protein kinase OXI1-like, giving the protein MEEEINRMCLQELRAVKVLGEGASGTVFLVLKCKDDRPFALKVMRKCASESEEEGHELMKKIQTELDIISSLNHPFLFSLQGIVETDRITGFLGEYCPGGNLRSLSQKQHDKTFSESVIRFYAAEIVIAVEQLHSQGIVHRDLKPENILIQASGHIMLIDFDLSTRILPKHMNTQKLQRSKLTDLTSILCCCFKASHSSEKTVTGSHSTPKKHNLAQVNPRLRSKSLVGTEEYVAPEMLQRTGHEFAVDWWALGILLYELLYGKTPFKGATRKDTYYNIINNRPQFTETWTPLKDLIMRLLQKEPSERLGSQNGAQDIKQHSFFKSLNWNTIHCVSRPPFLPLSRHSLDEHLINTVSTSIDIEESVEMKSSGKSNNTSTGFSNLMEKKGHNWVEELSKQEEILDFSVF; this is encoded by the exons ATGGAGGAGGAGATAAATAGAATGTGTCTGCAAGAGTTGAGGGCTGTGAAGGTATTGGGAGAAGGGGCCAGTGGAACTGTTTTCCTGGTTCTAAAATGCAAGGATGACAGACCCTTTGCACTCAAAGTTATGAGGAAATGTGCAAGTGAAAGTGAGGAGGAGGGTCATGAATTGATGAAGAAGATACAGACTGAGTTAGACATTATTTCATCGTTGAATCACCCATTTCTTTTCTCCTTACAGGGAATTGTGGAGACAGACAGAATTACTGGTTTTCTAGGCGAATATTGCCCAGGTGGGAATCTTCGATCTCTCAGCCAAAAACAGCATGACAAGACCTTTTCGGAGTCTGTAATCAG GTTTTATGCAGCAGAGATTGTGATTGCGGTTGAGCAACTACACAGCCAGGGAATAGTCCACAGAGATCTGAAGCCTGAAAACATTCTCATACAAGCCAGTGGGCACATAATGCTTATAGATTTCGATCTATCCACCAGGATTTTACCCAAGCATATGAATACACAAAAGTTGCAGAGATCCAAGCTCACAGACCTTACTTCAATACTATGCTGCTGCTTTAAAGCATCCCATTCAAGCGAGAAAACTGTTACAGGTTCTCATTCAACACCCAAAAAGCACAATCTTGCACAAGTTAATCCCAGATTGAGATCCAAATCCCTGGTGGGCACAGAAGAATATGTGGCTCCAGAGATGTTGCAGCGCACTGGTCATGAATTTGCAGTGGATTGGTGGGCTCTGGGGATTCTACTCTATGAGTTGCTCTATGGCAAAACACCCTTCAAGGGTGCTACAAGGAAGGACACTTACTACAATATTATAAACAACCGTCCCCAATTCACAGAGACATGGACTCCTCTCAAGGATCTCATAATGAGGTTACTCCAGAAGGAGCCTTCTGAAAGATTGGGCTCCCAAAATGGAGCTCAAGACATAAAACAACACTCCTTTTTCAAGTCCCTCAACTGGAACACCATACATTGTGTTTCCAGACCACCATTTTTGCCTCTCTCCCGTCATTCTCTAGATGAGCACTTGATCAACACTGTTAGCACTTCAATTGACATCGAAGAGTCGGTCGAGATGAAAAGTTCAGGAAAAAGCAATAACACCAGCACTGGTTTCTCCAATCTCATGGAGAAGAAGGGACACAATTGGGTTGAGGAGTTGTCCAAACAAGAAGAGATTCTTGATTTTAGTGTGTTTTAG